One window of the Shewanella cyperi genome contains the following:
- a CDS encoding endonuclease/exonuclease/phosphatase family protein gives MKRWIAIILVALVTVLALLRPEIAGESLPRTSFNSGEEQGNCIRAGSAQGSLDRRGQLSLLVWNIHKQQDGAWPGALWFDPEPKADLLLLQEVRAEPGLLSALEDQHYTWQYMVAFKLRGQDFGVMSAARSKTSVVCGWLATEPWIRVPKSALLSLYPLSNGQQLLALNLHGINFDFGLAAWQAQIEELISASAEHQGPLIFAGDFNSWGDRRSAWLRQTMAALGLKELSFNPDNRVLGFNAPLDHLFYRDLRLERAYAPPSPWSDHAPLLATFSLITESD, from the coding sequence GTGAAACGCTGGATTGCAATCATTCTGGTGGCGCTGGTAACCGTGCTCGCCTTGCTGAGACCCGAAATTGCCGGCGAATCCTTGCCGCGGACATCCTTTAACTCGGGTGAAGAGCAGGGCAACTGCATCAGGGCCGGTTCTGCACAAGGCAGCCTCGACAGGCGAGGGCAGTTGTCCCTGCTGGTGTGGAATATCCATAAACAGCAGGATGGCGCCTGGCCCGGGGCTTTGTGGTTTGACCCAGAGCCAAAGGCGGATCTGCTGTTGTTGCAGGAAGTTCGGGCCGAACCCGGACTGTTGTCGGCGCTTGAAGATCAACATTATACCTGGCAGTACATGGTTGCTTTTAAGTTGCGGGGTCAGGATTTTGGGGTGATGAGTGCCGCTCGCAGCAAGACATCTGTGGTTTGCGGCTGGCTGGCAACCGAGCCCTGGATTAGGGTACCCAAGTCGGCGCTGTTGAGCCTTTATCCCTTATCCAATGGACAGCAATTGCTGGCGCTCAATCTTCACGGCATCAATTTTGATTTTGGGTTAGCGGCCTGGCAGGCACAGATAGAAGAACTGATCAGCGCAAGTGCCGAACATCAGGGGCCGCTGATCTTCGCCGGAGATTTCAATTCCTGGGGCGATCGCCGCAGTGCCTGGCTCAGGCAAACCATGGCTGCTCTTGGGCTCAAGGAATTGAGTTTCAACCCGGATAACAGGGTATTGGGTTTCAATGCCCCGCTGGATCATCTTTTTTACCGCGATCTGCGCCTGGAAAGAGCTTATGCCCCGCCAAGCCCCTGGTCAGATCATGCGCCTTTATTGGCGACCTTCAGCCTGATCACTGAATCCGATTGA
- a CDS encoding L-threonylcarbamoyladenylate synthase, producing the protein MKTEILNALLAADFQRAGELLTAGELVAVPTETVYGLAADAGNPEAVAKIFAAKQRPRNHPLITHIGSIDQLSLWVKEIPDWVSPLADAFWPGPLTLIFERHPSVSDVITGGLPSIGVRMPDHPVLLSLLQQFDIAVAAPSANPYQKLSPTSAAQVLSGLDGKIAAVLDGGNCGVGTESTILRVGEDKAEILRSGPLSAEDLQPYLPVPVITPQSHYQAVSGNKKVHYQPNAKVVICPTPTFAATLAAEPETTGALVYSSSLHGINCRQRLILPCDHQGYRQALYASLHALDGKGVHKLLVEAPPLLPSWADIWDRLSRAAAESAPAA; encoded by the coding sequence ATGAAAACCGAAATACTTAACGCGCTGCTTGCGGCAGATTTTCAACGTGCAGGAGAGCTGTTAACCGCCGGCGAACTGGTTGCTGTACCGACAGAAACCGTTTACGGGCTGGCCGCGGATGCCGGCAATCCAGAAGCCGTCGCCAAGATTTTTGCTGCCAAACAAAGGCCGAGAAATCATCCACTGATTACCCATATTGGCAGCATTGACCAGTTGTCCCTTTGGGTAAAGGAGATCCCTGATTGGGTTTCGCCGCTGGCAGATGCTTTCTGGCCCGGGCCGCTGACACTGATCTTCGAACGTCACCCTTCGGTTTCCGATGTGATAACCGGCGGACTGCCCAGCATAGGGGTGAGAATGCCTGATCATCCGGTGTTGTTGTCATTGCTACAGCAGTTTGATATTGCCGTTGCCGCGCCATCTGCAAACCCATATCAAAAACTCAGCCCTACCAGCGCAGCGCAAGTGCTGAGTGGCCTTGATGGAAAGATAGCTGCGGTACTCGATGGCGGAAACTGCGGCGTCGGTACCGAGTCAACCATTTTGCGGGTCGGTGAGGATAAAGCGGAGATTTTGCGCAGCGGGCCCTTGTCTGCCGAGGATTTACAGCCCTATTTGCCGGTACCTGTTATCACGCCACAAAGCCATTACCAAGCGGTATCCGGTAATAAAAAAGTGCATTATCAACCAAATGCCAAAGTGGTGATATGCCCAACCCCTACGTTTGCAGCAACGCTGGCCGCTGAGCCAGAGACGACAGGCGCCCTGGTTTATTCGTCTTCTCTGCACGGAATCAATTGTCGGCAGCGCCTCATCCTGCCCTGCGATCACCAAGGCTATCGTCAGGCGCTTTACGCCTCTCTCCATGCGCTGGATGGTAAGGGTGTTCACAAGCTTTTGGTTGAAGCGCCGCCACTATTGCCTTCATGGGCCGATATCTGGGACAGGTTGAGTCGCGCCGCCGCCGAATCGGCGCCGGCAGCCTAA
- the mnmE gene encoding tRNA uridine-5-carboxymethylaminomethyl(34) synthesis GTPase MnmE, whose protein sequence is MTTDTIVAQATAPGRGGVGIIRISGNRAATVAQAVLGHLPKTRYADYCEFKSADGTVLDQGIALFFKGPNSFTGEDVLELQGHGGQVVLDMLIRAVLEVEGVRIARPGEFSEQAFMNDKLDLTQAEAIADLIDATSEQAAKSALQSLQGEFSREVHELVDKVTNLRLYVEAAIDFPDEEVDFLSDGKIAAALYGIIAKLDEVQASAKQGAIIREGMKVVIAGRPNAGKSSLLNALAGKESAIVTEIAGTTRDVLREHIHLDGMPLHIIDTAGLRDTTDTVEQIGIERAWNEIASADRVLFMVDGTTTDAVDPHDIWPDFIDRLPKGLGVTVVRNKADLTGEPLEVTQEQGHAVYRISAKTGLGVDSLKQHLKSLMGYQSNLEGGFIARRRHLEALAIAAEHLQQGKVQLEVFQAGELLAEELRMTQQALSEITGQFTSDDLLGKIFSSFCIGK, encoded by the coding sequence GTGACAACTGACACTATTGTGGCCCAGGCCACAGCCCCGGGCCGAGGCGGCGTGGGCATAATCCGGATTTCGGGCAACCGGGCTGCCACTGTGGCCCAGGCTGTGCTGGGTCACCTGCCCAAGACCCGTTACGCCGACTACTGCGAATTCAAGTCTGCCGACGGCACTGTGCTGGATCAGGGCATAGCCCTGTTCTTCAAGGGTCCCAACTCCTTCACCGGCGAAGACGTACTGGAATTGCAGGGCCACGGCGGTCAGGTGGTGCTGGATATGTTGATCCGCGCCGTGCTTGAGGTGGAAGGTGTCCGCATCGCCCGCCCCGGTGAATTCAGCGAACAGGCCTTTATGAATGACAAGCTGGACCTGACCCAGGCCGAGGCCATTGCCGACCTTATCGACGCCACCAGCGAGCAGGCCGCCAAGAGCGCCTTGCAATCCCTGCAGGGTGAATTTTCCCGTGAGGTTCACGAGCTGGTGGACAAGGTCACCAACCTGCGTCTGTATGTGGAAGCCGCCATCGACTTTCCCGATGAAGAAGTGGACTTCCTTTCCGACGGCAAGATAGCGGCGGCCCTCTACGGCATCATAGCCAAGCTCGATGAAGTGCAAGCCAGCGCCAAGCAGGGTGCCATTATCCGCGAAGGCATGAAGGTGGTGATTGCCGGTCGTCCCAACGCCGGTAAATCCAGCCTGCTCAATGCCCTTGCCGGCAAGGAATCGGCCATAGTCACGGAAATCGCCGGCACCACCCGCGATGTGCTGCGCGAACACATACATCTGGATGGCATGCCGCTGCACATCATTGACACCGCCGGCCTTCGTGACACCACGGACACAGTGGAGCAAATAGGCATAGAGCGGGCCTGGAATGAAATAGCCAGCGCCGATCGGGTGCTGTTCATGGTCGACGGCACCACCACGGATGCCGTTGATCCCCACGATATCTGGCCTGACTTTATCGATCGTCTGCCAAAGGGACTCGGCGTCACTGTGGTGCGCAACAAGGCCGATCTCACGGGTGAGCCACTGGAGGTGACCCAGGAGCAGGGACATGCGGTGTACCGGATCTCTGCCAAGACAGGTCTGGGTGTCGATAGTCTGAAGCAACACCTCAAGAGCCTGATGGGCTACCAGAGCAATCTCGAAGGTGGCTTTATCGCCCGCCGTCGCCACCTGGAAGCCCTGGCAATAGCCGCTGAACATCTGCAACAGGGCAAGGTGCAACTGGAAGTCTTCCAGGCAGGAGAGCTGCTCGCCGAAGAGCTGCGCATGACTCAGCAGGCGCTGTCTGAAATCACGGGTCAATTCACCTCGGACGATCTGCTGGGCAAGATTTTCAGCTCCTTCTGTATCGGCAAATGA
- the yidD gene encoding membrane protein insertion efficiency factor YidD yields the protein MAQTQSPLQWLTIGLVRGYQIFISPLLGPKCRFHPTCSHYAIEAIQVHGTVKGCWFAAKRILKCHPLHPGGSDPVPPKNDRCNK from the coding sequence ATGGCGCAAACTCAGTCGCCGTTACAATGGCTGACCATAGGCCTGGTCCGTGGTTATCAAATATTTATCAGCCCCTTGCTGGGCCCCAAGTGCCGCTTCCATCCCACCTGCTCCCACTATGCAATAGAAGCGATCCAGGTCCACGGAACGGTAAAAGGCTGTTGGTTTGCAGCCAAACGCATATTAAAATGTCACCCTTTACATCCCGGCGGGTCAGATCCCGTTCCCCCCAAAAACGACAGGTGTAATAAATAG
- a CDS encoding YbcC family protein, with product MTARLCDENNTSLLLEAAIQAACDSIAPNWPLDRMIAVNPYWSWVGKPFNEVAHHLARLAGSPMAMPLDYYRKHWEKGTICHQDLTQALASHFPLGNWDLQAAISALTAKDGAPVPPPLLCDTLDSQRNLHKEPAWCDTITHQVAQFCAAYFDQDQADWHPCSDIGLYQSWRDTLRHDHSVALLMKAPHIPALAAEMASTPKAQIRQALTQLNIAPGQWQDYLQAVIYRVSGWAAWCAYQKWQAALSHKEDDTLIDLLAIRLSWECLVDDKARHSGSVWQRWQQQWQQHFQQYNPELTHGRLIWQRAHEISYQRQLSKRLLQPVTPANGSYKVQAVFCIDVRSEVIRRHLEAQSDDIKTLGFAGFFGLPVSYTPIGTEIKRPQLPGLLAPVFSVSDSAGCCELDNSLAGKRQNALQRESGWSLFNTMPASTFTLVEALGLGYVGKLIKRALPVAGKPDSAPGLSSAGIKLLRPTLVADVEQQVMLAESVLKGMGLIGDLASLVLLVGHGSENANNPQRAGLDCGACCGQTGEVNARALAQLLNQPAVRQGLHQRGIQVPDNTKFVAALHNTTSDTLTLFDTEVFDDDFQQQLRALQATLDAASCAARAERAPQLGLLQTVNRQNALKKGMERRTHDWAQTRPEWGLANNAAFIIAPRARTRGIKLDGRTFLHEYQSDADPDASLLAQIMTAPMVVTNWINMQYYASTVDNRRYGAGNKTLHNVVGGRLGVFEGNGGDLRIGLALQSVHDGRNWRHEPIRLTVVIDAPEQAITSVINAHPIVQRLVENQWLYLARFDKGKLAFFERGTWKLWSDA from the coding sequence ATGACAGCCCGGCTTTGCGACGAAAACAATACAAGTCTCCTGTTGGAGGCAGCCATCCAAGCCGCCTGCGACAGCATTGCACCCAATTGGCCGCTGGATCGAATGATTGCGGTTAACCCTTACTGGTCGTGGGTTGGTAAACCCTTCAACGAGGTCGCCCATCACCTCGCGCGATTGGCCGGTTCGCCCATGGCGATGCCACTGGACTACTACCGTAAGCATTGGGAAAAAGGCACCATTTGCCATCAGGATTTGACACAGGCGTTGGCATCCCATTTCCCCCTCGGGAATTGGGATCTACAAGCTGCAATATCGGCCTTGACTGCCAAAGATGGGGCCCCGGTGCCGCCACCTTTGTTGTGCGACACCCTGGACAGCCAACGCAACCTCCACAAAGAGCCGGCATGGTGCGATACCATCACCCATCAGGTCGCCCAATTTTGTGCTGCTTATTTCGATCAGGATCAGGCCGACTGGCACCCATGCAGTGATATAGGGCTTTACCAAAGCTGGCGTGACACCCTGCGCCATGATCACAGCGTAGCCTTGCTGATGAAAGCACCCCACATTCCTGCCTTGGCGGCTGAAATGGCTTCAACGCCCAAAGCACAAATCCGGCAGGCCCTTACTCAGCTGAATATTGCGCCCGGGCAGTGGCAAGACTATCTGCAGGCGGTGATCTATCGCGTGAGCGGTTGGGCGGCGTGGTGTGCTTATCAAAAATGGCAGGCGGCCCTGTCACATAAGGAGGATGACACCCTGATCGATTTGCTGGCTATCCGTTTGAGCTGGGAATGTCTGGTGGATGACAAGGCCCGTCATTCAGGCTCGGTGTGGCAACGTTGGCAGCAGCAATGGCAGCAACACTTCCAGCAATACAATCCAGAGCTCACACACGGCCGGCTTATCTGGCAGCGTGCCCATGAAATCAGTTACCAGCGTCAGTTAAGCAAAAGACTGTTACAGCCTGTCACGCCAGCCAACGGGTCATACAAGGTCCAGGCCGTATTTTGTATTGATGTCCGCTCCGAAGTTATCCGACGCCACCTTGAAGCCCAGTCAGACGACATCAAAACCCTCGGTTTTGCGGGTTTTTTTGGCCTCCCCGTCAGTTACACGCCAATTGGAACCGAGATTAAACGCCCTCAGCTCCCGGGCTTGTTGGCGCCGGTATTTTCGGTATCTGACAGCGCAGGCTGCTGCGAACTGGACAACTCGCTGGCCGGGAAAAGGCAAAACGCATTGCAGCGGGAGTCGGGTTGGTCGCTGTTCAACACTATGCCGGCCTCGACCTTTACGCTGGTGGAAGCGCTGGGGCTGGGGTATGTGGGCAAGCTGATCAAACGCGCGCTGCCGGTTGCCGGGAAACCAGACTCTGCACCCGGATTATCCAGTGCAGGCATCAAGCTGCTTCGTCCGACCCTTGTGGCTGACGTCGAGCAACAAGTGATGCTTGCCGAAAGCGTCCTGAAAGGCATGGGGCTGATAGGCGATCTCGCGTCCCTGGTACTTCTGGTTGGACACGGCAGTGAGAATGCCAATAACCCCCAGCGTGCGGGGTTGGACTGTGGTGCCTGTTGCGGCCAGACAGGGGAGGTGAATGCCCGTGCTTTGGCACAATTGCTGAATCAGCCCGCCGTGCGTCAAGGTCTGCATCAGCGAGGCATTCAAGTTCCTGATAACACGAAATTCGTTGCAGCACTTCATAACACCACCTCGGATACCTTGACGCTGTTCGATACCGAGGTTTTTGATGATGACTTTCAACAGCAACTCAGGGCACTGCAAGCCACGCTGGACGCTGCTTCCTGCGCGGCACGGGCAGAACGTGCACCGCAACTGGGGCTGCTGCAAACCGTAAACAGACAGAATGCCCTTAAAAAAGGTATGGAACGCCGCACTCATGATTGGGCACAAACTCGTCCCGAGTGGGGGCTGGCGAATAATGCCGCCTTTATCATAGCGCCAAGGGCACGCACCCGTGGCATAAAGCTGGATGGTCGCACCTTCCTGCACGAATACCAGAGTGACGCCGATCCGGATGCAAGCCTGCTGGCGCAAATCATGACTGCGCCTATGGTCGTGACCAATTGGATTAACATGCAGTATTACGCATCCACTGTGGATAACCGTCGTTACGGGGCAGGTAACAAAACACTGCACAATGTTGTCGGTGGCCGATTGGGTGTTTTTGAAGGCAATGGCGGCGATCTGCGGATAGGTCTTGCGCTTCAATCTGTGCATGACGGCCGGAATTGGCGTCATGAACCCATCAGATTAACCGTGGTTATCGATGCGCCAGAGCAGGCCATCACCTCAGTCATCAACGCCCACCCCATTGTTCAACGCTTGGTCGAGAACCAATGGCTTTATCTGGCACGTTTTGACAAAGGAAAGCTCGCCTTTTTCGAAAGAGGCACGTGGAAGCTGTGGAGTGACGCGTAA
- the yidC gene encoding membrane protein insertase YidC, with the protein MESQRNILLVGLLFVSFLLWQQWQADKAPKPVTTETVAASVQEQSVNTDVPTADAGVPAAVVNNQTLIKVKTDQLDVAISPVGGDIVHAALVSHKLELDKDEPFVLLEQLKDFTYIAQSGLIGRDGIDSAAKGRAQYNASANEFVLADGQDTLEVPLTLTNDQGVTVTKVFVFHRGKFDIGVDYRINNQSAAPLQLQMYGQIKQTIKPTESSMMMPTYRGGAFSTADVRYEKYKFEDMAKKDLDQATLGGWVAMLQHYFVSAWIPSANEKNTLFSSVSAGGQANIGFKGAVHDIAPGESQTISAHFYVGPKDQAALSELSESLNLVVDYGFLWWLAVPIHWLLMFYQGLVVNWGLAIILITLTVRGALFPLTKAQYVSMAKMRNLQPKLADLKERFGDDRQKMGQAMMELYKKEKVNPMGGCLPMLLQMPIFIALYWVLMESVELRHAPFMLWIHDLSVQDPYYVLPLLMGVSMWLMQKMQPVAPTMDPMQQKMMQWMPVIFTVFFLWFPAGLVLYWLVGNLVAITQQKIIYAGLEKKGLK; encoded by the coding sequence ATGGAATCTCAACGCAATATTTTGCTTGTAGGTCTGCTGTTTGTCAGCTTTTTGCTGTGGCAACAGTGGCAGGCTGACAAAGCCCCCAAACCGGTCACAACCGAAACAGTTGCGGCCTCAGTGCAGGAACAGTCAGTCAATACCGATGTTCCAACAGCCGACGCCGGTGTCCCTGCCGCCGTGGTGAACAACCAGACGCTGATCAAGGTTAAGACCGATCAACTGGATGTGGCCATCAGCCCCGTGGGTGGTGACATAGTTCATGCCGCCCTGGTATCACACAAACTGGAGCTGGATAAAGACGAGCCCTTTGTGTTGCTGGAGCAACTGAAGGATTTCACCTATATCGCCCAGAGTGGTTTGATCGGTCGTGATGGTATTGACAGTGCAGCCAAGGGCCGCGCCCAGTACAACGCTTCAGCCAACGAATTTGTGCTGGCCGATGGTCAGGATACCCTGGAAGTGCCACTGACCCTGACCAATGATCAGGGCGTGACGGTAACCAAGGTGTTTGTATTCCATCGTGGCAAGTTCGACATTGGCGTGGACTACCGCATCAATAACCAATCTGCTGCGCCTTTGCAGTTACAGATGTACGGTCAGATTAAACAGACCATCAAGCCCACCGAAAGCAGCATGATGATGCCGACTTACCGTGGTGGCGCCTTCTCAACCGCCGATGTGCGTTATGAGAAGTACAAGTTTGAAGACATGGCCAAGAAAGACCTCGACCAAGCCACCCTGGGTGGTTGGGTCGCCATGCTGCAGCATTATTTCGTGTCTGCCTGGATCCCCAGCGCCAATGAAAAGAACACCCTGTTCAGCTCCGTCAGCGCCGGTGGCCAAGCCAATATCGGCTTCAAGGGTGCGGTACACGACATAGCACCGGGTGAATCCCAAACCATCAGCGCCCACTTCTATGTGGGTCCGAAAGATCAGGCCGCCCTGTCGGAACTGTCTGAAAGCCTGAACCTGGTGGTGGATTATGGTTTCCTCTGGTGGCTGGCCGTGCCCATCCACTGGTTGCTGATGTTCTACCAGGGCCTGGTGGTTAACTGGGGCCTGGCAATTATCCTGATCACCCTGACAGTGCGTGGTGCGCTGTTCCCACTGACCAAGGCACAGTATGTGTCCATGGCCAAGATGCGCAACCTGCAGCCCAAGCTGGCAGATCTCAAGGAACGCTTCGGTGACGACCGCCAGAAGATGGGTCAGGCCATGATGGAGCTGTACAAGAAGGAAAAGGTTAACCCCATGGGTGGCTGTCTGCCCATGCTGCTGCAAATGCCCATCTTCATCGCCCTGTACTGGGTACTGATGGAAAGCGTTGAGCTGCGTCATGCGCCCTTCATGCTGTGGATCCACGACCTGTCGGTGCAGGATCCTTACTATGTACTGCCGCTGCTGATGGGTGTATCCATGTGGCTGATGCAGAAGATGCAACCCGTGGCTCCGACCATGGATCCCATGCAGCAAAAGATGATGCAGTGGATGCCGGTGATCTTTACCGTGTTCTTCCTCTGGTTCCCGGCCGGTCTGGTACTGTACTGGCTGGTGGGTAACCTGGTGGCCATCACCCAACAGAAGATTATTTATGCCGGTCTGGAGAAAAAGGGCTTAAAATAA
- a CDS encoding NADH-quinone oxidoreductase subunit L encodes MFLTLHDYLFATVYGGGFLVSLLTKDHHWLLARTATRMALLVSILSPLILGMTTPVLPSALAIVMGLLVALLGWVIVDFASRYLEGDSGLPRFVRAMLFTLFSVALLVQSDNLLLMALAWSASSLGLHVLLTHYQDRKAAEIVAHKKFIVSRMADMCLIIALFLVYQSLGTFSLPGINQQLAEMTTLSPALSLAAFLFALAAILKTAQLPLHGWLIQVMEAPTPVSALLHAGIVNMGGFVLISLAALINLAPLAQTTLVVVGSMTALLAAWVMMTRISIKVRLAWSTCAQMGFMLMEIGLGLYELALLHLVAHSVYKAYCFLSAGDAVEHTVRKDYLPQIGSIKGTFVALLLSVVLVSVILLLWQQWLPALSLPVSAGVILIFGFSPLLWRYDGTSLPLMALGAIRICFLLHLYLVWHAAFAQIAPAAAPTHPALLVFVCVAFTLLYIGQVVIRCYPNSKVVKRLYPWAYNGFYLDETFTRLTFKVWPARLSTEQAQTQVNRKKVTFGESA; translated from the coding sequence ATGTTTTTAACCTTGCATGACTATTTGTTTGCCACTGTTTACGGCGGTGGTTTTTTGGTCAGCCTGTTGACCAAAGATCATCATTGGCTGCTTGCCCGCACTGCCACGCGCATGGCATTGCTCGTCAGTATTCTCTCACCGTTAATATTAGGGATGACAACACCTGTCTTGCCATCGGCCCTGGCCATTGTGATGGGGTTACTGGTGGCATTGCTCGGCTGGGTGATAGTCGATTTTGCCTCCCGTTATCTTGAGGGTGACTCTGGTCTGCCCCGTTTTGTCCGCGCCATGTTATTCACCCTTTTTTCTGTCGCATTACTGGTGCAAAGCGATAATCTTTTGCTGATGGCGCTGGCGTGGAGTGCAAGCAGTTTGGGTTTGCATGTGTTGCTCACCCATTATCAAGATCGCAAAGCGGCTGAAATCGTCGCACACAAGAAGTTTATCGTCAGCCGCATGGCAGATATGTGTCTGATTATTGCCCTGTTCCTGGTCTACCAGTCGCTGGGGACCTTCTCCCTGCCGGGCATCAACCAGCAGCTGGCTGAGATGACAACACTCTCTCCCGCATTGAGCCTGGCGGCATTCTTGTTTGCACTGGCTGCTATCCTCAAAACCGCGCAATTACCGCTGCATGGCTGGCTTATCCAGGTGATGGAAGCGCCGACCCCAGTGTCGGCGCTGCTCCATGCAGGCATAGTAAACATGGGCGGTTTCGTGCTGATTTCTCTCGCTGCCCTGATAAATCTGGCTCCGCTGGCACAAACCACACTGGTCGTTGTTGGCAGCATGACGGCCTTGCTTGCTGCTTGGGTCATGATGACTCGGATCAGTATCAAGGTTCGTTTGGCATGGTCAACCTGCGCGCAAATGGGCTTTATGTTGATGGAGATTGGTCTTGGCTTGTATGAACTGGCGCTGCTTCATCTGGTCGCGCACTCAGTTTATAAGGCCTACTGCTTTCTGTCCGCCGGCGATGCTGTGGAACACACGGTACGCAAAGATTATCTGCCGCAAATTGGCAGCATTAAAGGCACCTTTGTCGCCCTGCTGCTTTCGGTTGTTTTGGTGTCGGTCATATTGCTGCTTTGGCAGCAGTGGTTACCGGCACTCTCGCTGCCTGTATCTGCCGGCGTCATTTTGATATTCGGATTCTCGCCCTTGCTCTGGCGTTATGACGGCACATCACTGCCTCTGATGGCGCTGGGCGCTATCCGGATTTGCTTCTTATTGCACTTGTATCTGGTGTGGCACGCCGCGTTTGCGCAAATTGCGCCAGCAGCCGCGCCGACACATCCGGCGTTGCTCGTCTTCGTCTGCGTGGCTTTTACCTTGCTCTATATAGGCCAGGTGGTGATACGTTGCTATCCCAACTCCAAGGTGGTGAAACGCCTCTATCCATGGGCGTACAACGGTTTTTATCTGGACGAGACCTTCACCCGCCTCACATTCAAAGTTTGGCCGGCGAGACTGAGCACCGAACAGGCACAAACTCAGGTTAACCGGAAAAAAGTAACCTTTGGAGAATCCGCATGA
- a CDS encoding LysR family transcriptional regulator, with protein MRNLNFHHLHYFWTVAKEGHLTRAAQKLNVSQSALSSQIKQLEGRLGHDLFHRQGRALSLTDVGHLVLEYAESIFNLSNELLSMMESGEQRVQQLRIGAVATLSRNFQENFLRPVIGLDKVKLALKSSNFDDLLEQLRVHKLDLILSNRPVASDSTTPWRCKLIAQQGVFLVGPSDSEFATLRFPQDLTRVKLLLPGPDSDIRTQFDLYCEQHGLSVTPYAEVDDMAMLRLLARDAGAVAVVPEVVVQDEIQAGILKNYATLDSVTESFYAITAKRHVDLPILKSLLNSDAIVPDSAPRE; from the coding sequence ATGAGAAACCTTAATTTTCATCATCTCCACTATTTCTGGACCGTGGCCAAAGAAGGGCATTTGACCCGTGCCGCGCAAAAACTCAATGTGTCCCAATCGGCGTTATCGTCTCAGATAAAGCAGTTGGAAGGACGGCTCGGACACGATCTGTTCCACCGCCAGGGACGTGCGCTGTCGCTGACGGATGTAGGCCATTTGGTGCTTGAATACGCGGAAAGCATTTTCAACCTGAGCAATGAGTTACTTTCCATGATGGAAAGTGGCGAGCAAAGGGTGCAGCAATTGCGGATTGGCGCAGTGGCAACGCTTTCCCGCAACTTCCAGGAAAACTTCCTGCGGCCGGTGATAGGACTGGATAAAGTGAAGCTGGCGCTGAAATCGTCCAATTTTGATGACCTGCTGGAGCAGCTGCGGGTACACAAATTGGATCTGATCCTCTCCAACCGCCCCGTCGCATCGGATTCCACCACCCCCTGGCGCTGCAAGCTGATCGCGCAGCAAGGTGTATTTTTGGTCGGCCCCAGCGACAGCGAATTTGCAACCCTGCGTTTTCCGCAGGATCTGACCCGGGTAAAGCTCCTGTTACCCGGTCCCGACAGCGATATTCGCACTCAATTTGATCTGTATTGCGAGCAGCATGGGCTGTCCGTAACTCCTTATGCGGAAGTGGATGATATGGCCATGCTGCGACTGCTTGCCCGAGACGCAGGCGCAGTGGCTGTGGTGCCTGAGGTGGTGGTTCAGGATGAGATTCAGGCCGGTATTCTGAAAAATTACGCCACCCTGGATTCGGTCACCGAGAGCTTTTATGCCATTACCGCCAAAAGGCATGTGGACTTGCCGATCCTCAAAAGTTTGTTGAACTCCGATGCTATTGTTCCGGACAGCGCGCCAAGGGAATAG
- the mioC gene encoding FMN-binding protein MioC, translated as MAKIEVLVGTTLGGSEYVADELMAKLTEAGHQCQTYLDPDLASLDEQALWLIVSSTHGAGDLPDNLQPFAKQLLLAMPDLGKVRFALCAIGDSSYDTFCQGPEQLIDLLTDAGASPFVDKIRIDVQSDPVPEEPALAWLDGWLAKL; from the coding sequence ATGGCGAAAATTGAAGTACTGGTAGGCACCACCCTGGGTGGCAGTGAATACGTGGCCGATGAATTGATGGCCAAACTGACGGAGGCCGGCCACCAATGCCAAACTTATCTGGATCCGGATCTGGCGTCCCTGGATGAACAGGCCCTGTGGCTGATCGTTTCCAGCACTCACGGTGCCGGCGATCTGCCCGATAATTTGCAGCCTTTTGCCAAACAGCTGCTGTTGGCCATGCCGGATCTGGGCAAGGTTCGCTTTGCCCTGTGTGCCATAGGTGACTCAAGTTACGACACCTTTTGTCAGGGACCTGAGCAGCTGATCGATCTATTAACCGATGCCGGTGCCAGCCCCTTTGTGGATAAGATCCGCATTGATGTACAAAGCGATCCTGTGCCCGAAGAGCCTGCGCTGGCCTGGTTGGATGGCTGGCTGGCAAAACTTTGA